From the genome of Thiovibrio frasassiensis:
TTGCCAATCCCATCAACCCCGACAGCCAGTCCACCCTGACCATCGAGCGGCTTTTCTATATTAAAACCCTGATCGATGAAATCGGAGATTTTATTAAGAATGTCTATATGGTTGATGTCGCGGCCATCGGCGCTTTTTATGCGGAGTGGACCCAATACGGAGCCGGGGTGACCAATTATCTCTCGGTGCCGGATATGCCCCTGGACACCAAGGGGACAGCGTTTGATCTCCCTGGTGGGTACATCGGGGATGGCAAGGTGGGCTCGTTTAAGCCGATCACCGGCTTCAACGATGATTTCTTCAAGCAGGGGGTCAAGGAGGGGATCAAGCATTCCTGGTACAAGGGAGACTGGGACCGGCATCCCTGGGAGGAAGATACCGTGCCCCAGCACACCGATTTCCAGGACAACGGCAAGTATTCCTGGGTCAAGTCCCCGACCTTCAACGGCAAGCCGGCCCAGGTCGGACCATTGGCCAACGTATTGTGCATGTATGCCGCAGGGCACGCCCCGACCAAAACGTATACCGACATTCTCTTGGCAACAGTGAGCAAGCTGGCCGGAGCCAAGGTCGGGATCGCTGCCCTCCATTCCACCATCGGCCGTCATGCGGCCCGGGCGGTCCGGTGCGCGGTGTTGCACGACTCCCTGCTTGGCCAGTGGCAATCCTTGATGGACAACATCGGCAGGGGGGATTATGCAACCTTCAATGCCCCGGTCTTTCCGAAAGGAGAGCAGCGCGGGGTTGGTTTTCATGAGGCGCCGCGCGGGGTGTTGTCCCACTGGGTTGTGATCCAGGACGGCAAGATCAAGAATTATCAGTGCGTGGTCCCGTCCACCTGGAATGCCGGGCCCAGAAACAATAAAGACGAACCTGGCCCATACGAGGCCTCATTGTTGGGCAATCCGGTGGCGGATCCGGAAAAGCCTCTTGAGGTTTTGCGGACGGTCCATTCCTTTGACCCCTGCCTTGCCTGCGCCATCCATCTTCTGGATCCCGAGAGTCGGGAAATCGTCACCGTCAGGACCATGGTATAAAATCGTTGTTTGGCGTTTCTATTGAAAAGAGGCCGCCCCGGCTATCGGGACGGCCTCTTTTATAAGGAGGAGTATGGCTCTTAATATTTTGGTGCTTGGCGTAGGGAACGTCCTGTTGGCCGACGAGGGGGCGGGGGTACGAGCGGTGGAGCAACTCCAGCACCGCTATGTTTTTCCTCCCCAGGTGGAGCTGATCGATGGCGGGACCATGGGGCTTGATCTCCTCGGCTATCTTGATGATAAGAGCCATCTGTTCATTCTCGATGCAATCCTTTCGACTGAGCCTCCCGGTTCAGTGGTCATAAAAAAATTGCTTGACCCTCCAGCCTATTTCCGGCAGAAAATTTCCCCGCACCAGATCGGGATTTCCGAGCTTTTGGCTGTTGCGGCCATGCAGGATTGCCTGCCCCCCTCCATTACCCTCTTCGGCATTGTTCCTCTGGATTTGTCCACCGGCATTGAGATGTCTTCTGAGGTCAATTCCGCGGTGGCAGGGGTGGTTTCGGCCGTGGTCAAAGAGCTTGGCCTCCTCGGGGTTGAGGTGGCCTCGGCAATTCGTTGAGTTTTCCCCCTGGGGTATCGTCTTATCCATTTCCCGCGCCAACTCTGGAAAAAAGCTTGATCCTGATCTCCAAATAGTATTGTATAAAAACTCTATCCGCATCAGGGGGCGGCACGGCCAAGGCTGGTATGCGGGGTTGTCTGTTCCGGGAACATGGGACGTGTTTTTTTCTAGGAGAAAGGATGGCGAAGATCGCGGTTTTTGTGGCGGATGATCATTCCATCGTCAGGGAAGGGCTGCGGGAGATGCTTGCCAGAAGCAAAGATCTTGCGTTGGTTGGCGTGGCGGCGGATGGCGAGGTGGCTGTCAAGGAGATCCGGAGGTTGCAGCCGGACGTGGCGATCCTTGATATCGCCATGCCCATGGTCAGCGGCCTTGAATGCATCCCGCTTATTAAAAAAGATTCTCCCGGCACCGCAATCGTAATTCTGTCCATGTTTGCCCGCGAGATGTATGTGCATCAGGCATTGTCTGCCGGAGCCCATGGCTATGTGCTGAAAACCGCCCCCTGGTCCGAGATTCTTGAGGGGGTAAAGATGGTGGCGCAGGGCAAGTATTTTCTGAGCCGGGAGATCAATTCCGAACTTATCCGCGGTTACCTCAACAATGAGGAGCAGAAATCCGCCGAGTCGAGCAGGTATGACATGCTCTCCGATCGGGAACAGCAGATATTCCGGCTGGTCATTGAGGGAAACCCCACCAAACGCATAGCCGAGCTCTTGTGTCTTAGCCCGAAAACGGTGGAGAAACACCGTTCCAATATCAGCAAGAAGATCGGGATGAGCGAGCCATTGGCCATGTTGAAGTTTGCCATGAAGATTGGGGTGGCCGATCCCGATCTCTGGCCTGATTCATAAGGGGAGCAGGATTTGTTCGTGCTGGGCTCTCTCTCGCATCCCGGTTTTTTTACATGGCAAGAACGAGATAAAGATCCGTAACGCAATGGCCGTACGAATGGTTGTTTTGTGACGGGCCCTGAATTTTTGGTGGGTATGTGAACGACTCCGCAGAGCCGCATATTTCAAAAATCCTGCCCGTGCCTATCCAGCAGTTTACCTGGATTCTGGTCGGGATCTGGACCCTCTTCATCGCCGCGCTTTCCTTTAACGCAATAAGCGGCATCCATCAGATTACTCAAGAGATTGCGATCAGTGAAATCAGGGCCTATTGCAACAAGGATCGCGCCCTGCGCACCTGGGGCGCGTCCCATGGCGGGGTGTATGTGCCGGTCGATGCGCGCACCCCACCCAATCCGTATCTGGCGCATCTTCCGGAAAGGGATTTGGTCACCCCCTCAGGCAGGCAACTTACCTTGATGAATCCTGCCTATATGATGCGGCAGGTTGGCGAGGATTTTTCAAGCCTCTATGGGGTTATTGCCAGGATGACCAGCCTGAATCCATTGCGTCCGGAGAATGGGCCGGATGCGTGGGAACGCCGTAACCTTGAGGAGTTCTCCCACTCCCGGCGGCCGGAAAAGATCGAATTTACCGAGATCGGTGGAGTGCCTCACCTGCGCTTGATTCAGGCGGTGGTTGCTACCCGGGACTGTCTCTACTGTCATGGGCATCAAGGGTATAAGGAGGGGGATGTTCGGGGCGGCATCAGTGTCAGTCTGCCAATGACAGAAGCTCTGGCTCTCCAGAAAAAGCAGGTTCTTTCCAGTCTCCTCCGCTCGGGGTTGACCTGGCTCATCGGGGTGGCCGGACTGCTTTTGGGCGGCTCTCTTTTGCAGCGGCGGATTGCTGAACGTGATGAGGCGCAGGAGGCGTTGCAGCAATCCCGCGACCGTCTTGCCCGAAAAGGCGAGGAGCTGGAGGAGGCTAATGCCGCGCTGCTCAAGGAGATTGACGAACGGAAAAGGGTTGAGGCCGAGATTTTGGTCAGTGAGGAAAAGTTCCGCACCGTTGCGGATTTCACCTATGACTGGGAATATTGGCTGGATCCGGCGGGAAAATTTCTCTATGTGTCTCCAGCTGCGGAGCGGATCACCGGCTACCGGCCTGCGGAATTCAAAGAAAATCCCGGGTTGATCGTCGAGATCGCCCACCCGGACCACAAGGACCAGCTCGAAAATCATTTCAGGGATCTGGGGCCGGAGCGCGGGGTATGTATGCTGGAGTTTCGGATCATTACCAGGACCGGGCAGGAACGCTGGATAGGCCATATCTGTCAGCCCGTCTATGGACGCTCCGGCGAGTTTCTCGGCAGCAGAGCGAGTAATCGTGATATCACCGGCAGCAAGTGGAGCGAAAAAGCCCTCAATAAGTTTGCCGTGGAACTGGCCCAGAGCAACAAGGATCTGCAGGATTTCGCTTCCATGGCCTCCCATGACCTGCGGGAGCCGCTGGTTATTGTCCAGGCCTTTAGTGAGAGATTGCGTACCCGCTGCGGGGAAAATATTCCCGAGCAGGGGCTGGAATATATTCGCCGGATCGAAGCGGCAGCCGGACGGATGCAGGAGCTGATCTCCGGGGTCCTCGCCTATTCCCGGGTTTCCGCCAAGGCAGAGCCTTTCGAGGAAATTGATTTGGAGAGGGTCGTGCTACAGGTGGTTGCCGACCTGGAGGTGCGCATTGCGGAGACCGGAGGGCGGGTTGCGGTTGACAGTCTCTGCCGGATCAAGGCGGATCCTCTCCAGATCCGGCAACTTTTTCAGAACCTCATTGCCAATGCCCTGAAATATCAACACCCCGAGGTCCCTCCGCGCGTTGTGGTGTCCAGCCGGGTTATTCCCAACCCGGATGCCGACGGAATGGGGGAGTTGTGTCGTATTACCGTGGAGGATAACGGCATCGGTTTTGCCGCGGAGTCAGCCGAGAAGATCTTCGGCCTTTTTCAGCGGCTGCATGGTCGGGGCCGATACGAGGGGACCGGCATCGGTCTCGCGGTGTGTAAACGGATTGTCGAGCGGCATGGCGGGACGATCACCGCAGAGAGTTCTCCGGGGATGGGGGCGCGGTTCATTATTAGCCTGCCGGTGCATGGTCCAGTGCTTGATGATCTCCCATAGTCTGTTACTCCGCAATAAACTTTCGGCAGAGCGAAAAATCGTGCGGTTGCCTCTCTTGCCTGGCTCAATCCCGGACCTTTGTGTATCATGAATCCATGCATGAGATGTCTTTGGCTATGAATATCGTCGAACTTGTTTCGGCCAAGGCGCAGGACGCCGGGGGGCAGAGGGTTACCTCGGTCGAACTGGAGGCCGGCACGCTTTCCGGCGTGATGGTCGAGGCCTTGGTTTTCTGTTTTGAGGCTGCGGCCCGCAATACCCTGGCTGAAGGCGCTCGCCTTGAGGTGCGTGAGGTCGAAGGGTGCGGCCGTTGTCAGGGGTGCGGGCATTCCTTTGCGCTGGACTCCCTGCTTGCCCAATGCCCCCAATGCGGCGGATATGGGGTGGAGACTCTACAGGGTCGGGAATTAAAGGTCGTATCCCTTACCGTCGATGAATAAGAGGTGAGCCATGTGTGATTCCTGCGGCTGCAGTCAGCCGGGAAACAGCGTAACCATCACCAGGCCAGGACAGGCCATGCCTGTCCCCGGCTCGGGAGAGTCCGTTCATTCGCACCAGGGCCGGGTTTTGGAGGTGCAGGAGGCGGTGCTCGGGAAAAACGATGGGATTGCCGTCCATAACCGGGATTTCTTCCAGAAAAGAGGGGTCCTTGCGCTTAATCTGGTCAGTTCTCCCGGCTCCGGCAAAACAACGATCCTGGAACGGACCATCCGGGAGCTGCCCCAGGGGATCCCCCTCGCAGTAATCGAAGGGGACCAGCAGACCATGCTCGACGCCGAACGGATTGCCGCCACCGGGGTGCCCGTGGTTCAGGTGAATACCGGGGCCGGATGCCATCTTGATGCGGAGATGGTGCACCGGGCCCTGCACCAGATGGAGGTGGCAGCAAACTCTCTGCTCTTTATCGAAAATGTCGGCAATCTGGTCTGTCCGGCCATGTTTGATCTGGGCGAGGCGGCCAAGGTTGTGATCATCAGCGTCACCGAGGGAGAGGATAAGCCGCTCAAGTATCCGGCCATGTTCGATGCCGCCACGCTGTGTTTGATCAACAAGATCGACCTTCTTCCCTATGTTGATTTTGATCTGGCCCGTTGCCGGGAATATGGATTGCGGGTGAATCCCCGGCTGGAATTTTTTGAAATCTCAGCCAGGACCGGTGCGGGCATGCCAGCCTGGCTGGCCTGGCTGCGTCGGCAACTCTGATTCGTGGACGCTTAAGGATTGCATGCCAATTGAGCGCTGGAAGATATCGGTCGGCGGCATTGTCCAGGGCGTCGGTTTCCGGCCCAATGTGTATCGTCTGGCCACGGAACGCGGGCTGGTCGGCTGTGTGGCCAATACCCCGGAGGGGGTTGCCATCGAGGCGCAGGGCCGGGCTGCGCAGCTGCAGGATTTTTTGGTTGCCCTGCGGGGGCAAGCGCCCCCTTTGTCCCAGGTCGCCGAGATTGTTTCTATTTCCATCCCCTGTGTCCGGGATAGCGAATTTGTTCTCCGCCATTCAGCGCTTTCCGGTCCGGTTTCCACCCTGATCTCGCCGGATGTCGCCGTGTGCGAGGCTTGTCTGGCCGAGTTCTTTGCTCCAGATGACCGCCGCTTTCGCTATCCCTTCATCAACTGCACCAACTGCGGCCCCCGCTATACCATCATCGAACGCATTCCCTACGACCGTCCCCATACGACCATGCGCGATTTTGCCATGTGCGCGACCTGCCAACGGGAATACGATGATCCCGCGAACCGGCGCTTTCATGCCCAACCAAATTGTTGCCCCGACTGCGGTCCGCAGCTCGTCCTGCTTGATCCGGACGGACAGCCGGTGGCCGAGCGGGATGGGGCACTGTGCGAGGCTGTGCAGCGGCTCGCGGCAGGGGAGATCGTGGCGGTCAAGGGAATTGGCGGCTTTCATCTGGCCGTGGATGCGGCGAACTCCCAGGCGGTAACCCGTTTGCGGCAGAGGAAGGGTAGGGCGGCCAAGCCTCTGGCGGTCATGGTGGATGATCTTGCGGCGGCCCGCAGGATCTGTCTGCTGGAGCCCATGGAAGAACACTCCTTGCAAAGTCCGGAACGTCCCATTGTTTTGGCCACAAAAAAAGAGGGGCATGGCTTGGCGGAAGAGGTCGCGCCGGGATACGATCAGTTCGGTCTCATGCTGCCCTATGCGCCGCTCCATCATCTTTTGCTGCAGGGGACGGTGCGGGCGCTGGTGATGACCAGCGGGAATCGCAGCGAAGAGCCGATCTGCATCGAAAACGGCGAAGCGGTCCAGCGGCTGGCCGGGATCGCCGACTGGTTTCTGCTGCATGACCGGGGGATTCACCTGCCCTGCGATGATTCCCTGGTCGCTCTTCAGGCAGGAACGATCCGTCAAATTAGGCGCAGTCGGGGTTTTGCCCCGAAACCCATCACCCTTGCCGATACCGGGGGGATGGTTCTCGGGGTGGGAGCGGAACTCAAGAACACCGTCTGTCTGCTCAAGGGAAAGCAGGCTTTTTGCAGCCAGCACATCGGGGATCTGAAAAATCTGGAGGGTTACCAACTCTTCCAGCAAACTCTCGGTCAGTTGGGAGCACTTTTTGAAATCACTCCATCCCTGATTGTGCACGATCTCCATCCCCAGTATCTTTCAAGCCGCTGGGCCTTGGAGCAGACGGTGCTGCCCACCATGGGGGTGCAGCACCACCATGCCCACCTGGTCGCCTGTCTGGCCGAGAATCGGCACCAGGGCCCGGCCATCGGCATTATTCTCGATGGCGCGGGCTACGGGGTGGATCAGGCCATCTGGGGAGGCGAGGTGCTGCTGGGAGATGCCAGCGGTTATCAGCGATTTGCTGCCCTGGAAGCCCTTCCCCTGCCGGGTGGTGATGCCGCAGTCCAGGCTCCGTGGCGGACCGGTCTGAGTTATCTCCGCGCTGCCTACGGCGCAGAACTCCCCGAGCTGCCTTTTATGGCGGCGCATGAGGGCGCGCCGATCCTGAGCATGCTGGAGAAGGGGTTGAACTCCCCTTTGACCAGTAGCTGCGGCAGGCTTTTTGATGCGGTGGCCGCCATGAGCGGGGGCAGGCAGGTTATCCAGTATGAGGCTCAGGCCGCCATTGAACTGATGCAGACAGCAGGGCAACTCGGCGAGGAGACCTTTCCCTGCGAGGTATACGAAGAAGATGCTATGCTGAAAATATCGGTGCGCTCTTTGGTCCGGGCGGTGGCGCAAGCGGTGCAGGGCGGGATGGCGCGGCGGGAAATCAGTCGCAGGTTCCATCGTGCTGTGGTTACGGTCTTCACCTCGGTGGCTGTGGAGGCGCGACGTCGGGAAAATATCAATACCGTTGCCTTGAGCGGCGGCGTTTTTCAGAACAGGTTGCTTCTGGAAGGGATGATTGCCTCTTTGGGGCGCACCGGGTTCCAGGTGCTGATCCATAAAGAGTTGCCCTGCAATGATGGGTGCATCTCTCTGGGCCAGGCTGTGATTGGTCGCAAGGCGTTGGAAAAAGGGTGATACTATGTGTTTGGCGATTCCCGGTAGGGTGGTGGAGATATTTCAGGAAAATGGGCTGATTATGGGACATGTGGACTACAGCGGCACGGTCAACAAGATCTGTCTCGAGTATGTGCCGGAGATTGAAGTGGGCCAGTACACCGTGGTGCATGCCGGCTTTGCCTTGTCGGTGCTCGACGAGGAAGAAGCGCGGCAGAGCTTTGCGGCCTGGCAGGAATTGGTTCAGGCCGTGGCAGCCCAGGGCACGGATATTTTCGGCAATCCTTTGGAAAAGTGAAGAGGTGCTTTTCTCCCCATGAAATTTGTTGATGAATACCGTGATCCTGCCTTGGCTGGGCAATTGCTAGCGGAAATCCGTCAGACTGTGACTCGCCCTTGGGTGATCATGGAGATCTGCGGTGGCCACACCCATGCCATCATGAAAAACGGGCTTGATCAGCTCTTGCCGGCCCAGCTTGAGCTGGTGCATGGGCCGGGATGCCCGGTCTGCGTGACCCCGGTGGAAACCATCGACCGGGCAGTGGCCATCGCCGCCCGACCTGAGGTGATCTTTACCAGCTTCGGCGATATGCTCCGGGTGCCGGGCAGCGCTTCCAGTCTGTTCATGGCCAAATCCACCGGGGCTGATGTACGCATGGTCTATTCGCCCCTTGAGGCCGTGGCCTTGGCTCGGCAGCATCCAGAGCGGGAGGTGGTGTTCTTCGCCGTTGGTTTTGAAACAACGGCACCGGGAAACGGTATGGCTCTGCTGCAGGCCAAGCGGGAAGGGCTGACCAACTTCAGCCTGCTGGCCAGCCATGTCCTGGTGCCGCCGGCCATCCGCGCCTTGCTCTCTTCGCCCACCAATCGGGTGCAGGGGTATCTGGCTCCGGGCCATGTCTGCACAGTCATGGGCTGGCAAGAATACGAGTCGCTTGCCGAGGAATTCCGGGTGCCCATCGTCCCCACCGGTTTTGAACCCGTCGATATCCTTGCCGGTTTGCTCATGGCCCTCCGTCAGCTTGAGGCGGGGCGGTATGTCGTGGAAAATCAGTACGGTCGTTCGGTGAGCCGGGAAGGTAACCGGGCGGCGCAACGGGTTATGGCTGAGGTGTTTACGGTGCGTGATCGTGCCTGGCGGGGGATCGGGGTGTTGCCTGCCAGCGGCCTGGTGATCCGGGACGATCTGGCCGGTTATGATGCCGAACGGAAGTTTGCCGTGGAGAGTATCCGGGTGCGGGAATCGGAGCTGTGCCAGAGCGGCAGTGTGCTGCAGGGTTTGATCAAGCCCGATGGCTGCCCGGCTTTTGGCCGGGAATGCACCCCGGAACATCCCCTGGGCGCGACCATGGTCTCAGGCGAGGGAGCCTGCGCCGCCTACTACAGATATCACAGGACATCCCATGCATAATCTGAATCCGGAAGATTTCAGCTGCCCCCTGCCCATTATGGAATATGAGACGATCCAATTGGCACATGGCAGCGGCGGCCGGCTCTCCGCCGAGCTTGTCAGCCGGTTGTTTCTGCCGCGCTTCGGCAATGAAACCCTGAACCGGCTGGAGGATCAGGCTGTGGTTGATTTTTCCCAAGGTCGGTTGGCCCTGACCACCGATTC
Proteins encoded in this window:
- a CDS encoding nickel-dependent hydrogenase large subunit, whose translation is MAKRIVVDPITRIEGHLRIDCEIDNGRVTKAWSSGQMWRGIELILQGRDPREAWLFTQRICGVCTTVHAIASVRAVENALSLEVPLNAQYIRNMIIGAHGIFDHIVHFYHLSALDWVDIVSSLKGSPKGAAALGQQLSPWPRNSEQEIRAVQEKLKSFVGTGQLGIFASGYWGHPAMKLSPDVNLLAATHYFQALEYQRKINKVVAILGSKTPHIQNLAVGGVANPINPDSQSTLTIERLFYIKTLIDEIGDFIKNVYMVDVAAIGAFYAEWTQYGAGVTNYLSVPDMPLDTKGTAFDLPGGYIGDGKVGSFKPITGFNDDFFKQGVKEGIKHSWYKGDWDRHPWEEDTVPQHTDFQDNGKYSWVKSPTFNGKPAQVGPLANVLCMYAAGHAPTKTYTDILLATVSKLAGAKVGIAALHSTIGRHAARAVRCAVLHDSLLGQWQSLMDNIGRGDYATFNAPVFPKGEQRGVGFHEAPRGVLSHWVVIQDGKIKNYQCVVPSTWNAGPRNNKDEPGPYEASLLGNPVADPEKPLEVLRTVHSFDPCLACAIHLLDPESREIVTVRTMV
- a CDS encoding HyaD/HybD family hydrogenase maturation endopeptidase, which codes for MALNILVLGVGNVLLADEGAGVRAVEQLQHRYVFPPQVELIDGGTMGLDLLGYLDDKSHLFILDAILSTEPPGSVVIKKLLDPPAYFRQKISPHQIGISELLAVAAMQDCLPPSITLFGIVPLDLSTGIEMSSEVNSAVAGVVSAVVKELGLLGVEVASAIR
- a CDS encoding response regulator; its protein translation is MAKIAVFVADDHSIVREGLREMLARSKDLALVGVAADGEVAVKEIRRLQPDVAILDIAMPMVSGLECIPLIKKDSPGTAIVILSMFAREMYVHQALSAGAHGYVLKTAPWSEILEGVKMVAQGKYFLSREINSELIRGYLNNEEQKSAESSRYDMLSDREQQIFRLVIEGNPTKRIAELLCLSPKTVEKHRSNISKKIGMSEPLAMLKFAMKIGVADPDLWPDS
- a CDS encoding ATP-binding protein; this encodes MNDSAEPHISKILPVPIQQFTWILVGIWTLFIAALSFNAISGIHQITQEIAISEIRAYCNKDRALRTWGASHGGVYVPVDARTPPNPYLAHLPERDLVTPSGRQLTLMNPAYMMRQVGEDFSSLYGVIARMTSLNPLRPENGPDAWERRNLEEFSHSRRPEKIEFTEIGGVPHLRLIQAVVATRDCLYCHGHQGYKEGDVRGGISVSLPMTEALALQKKQVLSSLLRSGLTWLIGVAGLLLGGSLLQRRIAERDEAQEALQQSRDRLARKGEELEEANAALLKEIDERKRVEAEILVSEEKFRTVADFTYDWEYWLDPAGKFLYVSPAAERITGYRPAEFKENPGLIVEIAHPDHKDQLENHFRDLGPERGVCMLEFRIITRTGQERWIGHICQPVYGRSGEFLGSRASNRDITGSKWSEKALNKFAVELAQSNKDLQDFASMASHDLREPLVIVQAFSERLRTRCGENIPEQGLEYIRRIEAAAGRMQELISGVLAYSRVSAKAEPFEEIDLERVVLQVVADLEVRIAETGGRVAVDSLCRIKADPLQIRQLFQNLIANALKYQHPEVPPRVVVSSRVIPNPDADGMGELCRITVEDNGIGFAAESAEKIFGLFQRLHGRGRYEGTGIGLAVCKRIVERHGGTITAESSPGMGARFIISLPVHGPVLDDLP
- a CDS encoding hydrogenase maturation nickel metallochaperone HypA/HybF; translated protein: MSLAMNIVELVSAKAQDAGGQRVTSVELEAGTLSGVMVEALVFCFEAAARNTLAEGARLEVREVEGCGRCQGCGHSFALDSLLAQCPQCGGYGVETLQGRELKVVSLTVDE
- the hypB gene encoding hydrogenase nickel incorporation protein HypB, which encodes MCDSCGCSQPGNSVTITRPGQAMPVPGSGESVHSHQGRVLEVQEAVLGKNDGIAVHNRDFFQKRGVLALNLVSSPGSGKTTILERTIRELPQGIPLAVIEGDQQTMLDAERIAATGVPVVQVNTGAGCHLDAEMVHRALHQMEVAANSLLFIENVGNLVCPAMFDLGEAAKVVIISVTEGEDKPLKYPAMFDAATLCLINKIDLLPYVDFDLARCREYGLRVNPRLEFFEISARTGAGMPAWLAWLRRQL
- the hypF gene encoding carbamoyltransferase HypF translates to MPIERWKISVGGIVQGVGFRPNVYRLATERGLVGCVANTPEGVAIEAQGRAAQLQDFLVALRGQAPPLSQVAEIVSISIPCVRDSEFVLRHSALSGPVSTLISPDVAVCEACLAEFFAPDDRRFRYPFINCTNCGPRYTIIERIPYDRPHTTMRDFAMCATCQREYDDPANRRFHAQPNCCPDCGPQLVLLDPDGQPVAERDGALCEAVQRLAAGEIVAVKGIGGFHLAVDAANSQAVTRLRQRKGRAAKPLAVMVDDLAAARRICLLEPMEEHSLQSPERPIVLATKKEGHGLAEEVAPGYDQFGLMLPYAPLHHLLLQGTVRALVMTSGNRSEEPICIENGEAVQRLAGIADWFLLHDRGIHLPCDDSLVALQAGTIRQIRRSRGFAPKPITLADTGGMVLGVGAELKNTVCLLKGKQAFCSQHIGDLKNLEGYQLFQQTLGQLGALFEITPSLIVHDLHPQYLSSRWALEQTVLPTMGVQHHHAHLVACLAENRHQGPAIGIILDGAGYGVDQAIWGGEVLLGDASGYQRFAALEALPLPGGDAAVQAPWRTGLSYLRAAYGAELPELPFMAAHEGAPILSMLEKGLNSPLTSSCGRLFDAVAAMSGGRQVIQYEAQAAIELMQTAGQLGEETFPCEVYEEDAMLKISVRSLVRAVAQAVQGGMARREISRRFHRAVVTVFTSVAVEARRRENINTVALSGGVFQNRLLLEGMIASLGRTGFQVLIHKELPCNDGCISLGQAVIGRKALEKG
- a CDS encoding HypC/HybG/HupF family hydrogenase formation chaperone; its protein translation is MCLAIPGRVVEIFQENGLIMGHVDYSGTVNKICLEYVPEIEVGQYTVVHAGFALSVLDEEEARQSFAAWQELVQAVAAQGTDIFGNPLEK
- the hypD gene encoding hydrogenase formation protein HypD yields the protein MKFVDEYRDPALAGQLLAEIRQTVTRPWVIMEICGGHTHAIMKNGLDQLLPAQLELVHGPGCPVCVTPVETIDRAVAIAARPEVIFTSFGDMLRVPGSASSLFMAKSTGADVRMVYSPLEAVALARQHPEREVVFFAVGFETTAPGNGMALLQAKREGLTNFSLLASHVLVPPAIRALLSSPTNRVQGYLAPGHVCTVMGWQEYESLAEEFRVPIVPTGFEPVDILAGLLMALRQLEAGRYVVENQYGRSVSREGNRAAQRVMAEVFTVRDRAWRGIGVLPASGLVIRDDLAGYDAERKFAVESIRVRESELCQSGSVLQGLIKPDGCPAFGRECTPEHPLGATMVSGEGACAAYYRYHRTSHA